The Phyllobacterium zundukense genome contains the following window.
GTTGATGCGCCAATCAGACAACGGATGCTGCGACTGTTCACAGTGATCAACCGGAATTGTCCGGTGTAGTTTCAAGACCGCCGAGCCTTATTCCTACAAATTGATCGGATCGAAGAGAGAACCGTTGACAGAATTCCGAAACATCGATAAATCCCGATATATGGACAAAAACGAGACAATAGAAGCCTTTTCGGCACTTGCGCAACCGACGCGAATGGACGCGTTCAAACTCATCGTCATGCACGAACCCGACGGTATCGCCGCAGGTGAGGTGTCCCGGATACTCGACGTTCCGCAGAACACGATGTCAACCCATCTCGCGATCATGACAAGGGCCGGGCTGATCTCTTCTGAGCGACAAAGCCGTTCCATCATCTATCGCGCCAATTTCGAAAACCTGCGCGAGGCGATCAATTTCCTCCTGAAGGATTGCTGCGCTGGCCATCCCGACATCTGTGCACCTCTCATTGCCGACATCGTCCCTTGCTGTCCTCCCAAGGAGAATTTCAATGTCTGACCGCGTCTACAACGTCCTCTTTCTTTGCACCGGGAATTCAGCCCGGTCTATTCTGGCTGAATCCATCCTCAATGCCGAAGGTAAGGGTCGCTTCCAGGCATTTTCCGCAGGAAGTCAGCCGAAAGGTGAGGTTAATCCTCTCGCGCTTAAAGTCCTTGCGGCGCTGGGATACCCCACGGAAGGATTCCGCTCCAAGAGCTGGGACGAGTTTGCGGTTGAAGGCGCACCCCAGATGGATTTCATCTTTACCGTCTGTGACAGCGCGGCAGGAGAAGCGTGCCCGATTTGGCCTGGCCATCCCATGACGGCTCATTGGGGTATCGAAGACCCCGCAGCCGTCGAGGGCGCGGACATCGAAAAGGAAAGGGCGTTCTCGCTGGCCGCCCGCTACATGAAGAACAGGATCATGGCATTCCTCAACCTTCGCCATGATGCCGTGGACCAACTGTGGTTGACCACAAAGCTCCAGGCGATCGGCCGACGTGAGGGACTGGAACCCGAGGAAATCGACAATGTCGATAGCGGACTTGAATCGGCTTTGCGGTCTGCCGATCTTCCAACGGAGGATCTCGGTCAGTCGAGCGGCAAGTTCTTCCGTTTTTCAGACCGCGAAGGCAAACCCGTCGGATACGGCGGCGTCGAGTTCTACGGAAAGGATGCGCTCCTGCGCTCGATCGCAGTGCCGGCCGAGGCGCAAAAGCACGGACACGGCAGCGCCATCACACGGCTGTTGCTCCGCTATGCCGACATTCAGGGTGCGGAGGCAGGATATCTTCTGACGACCGACGCTGCCCCGTTCTTCGGCAAGCTGGGCTTTCGCCCGGTCGAGCGGACGGCCGTACCGGATGCGATCCTGTCTACACCACAAGCATCGGGCCTTTGCCCGTCGACGGCGTCAATCTTGACGCGTTCGGTTTCCATCTAAGGAAAAACCATGTCCGTTTTGGAACATTATCTCGGGCTCGGCGGAGCCAGCGTCGTCGGTATCGCACTCGGCTCCGCCGAAATTAGCTGCAATCTACCGAAGGTGGGTCAATGGCCGTGACACCGGATCTGGCCCGTCGCCTCGCGGCAGAAGCGCTCGGCACGGCGATGCTCGTGGCCACCGTCGTCGGTTCCGGGATCATGGCCGACCGACTGACCAACGATGTGGCGCTTGCCCTGCTCGGGAATACCATCCCCACTGGCGCGATCCTGGTGGTACTGATCACCATTCTGGGACCAATTTCAGGCGCACACTTCAATCCGGCAGTGACGATGGTCTTCGCACTTCGCAGGGAGATCGAGGCGAATGCAGCGCTCTTCTACATCGTGGCGCAGATCGCGGGCGGCATAGCCGGATCGCTCATAGCCCACGCGATGTTCGAGCTTCCAATCATCGAACTTTCGGCGACAGTTCGCACCGGGACGGGACAGTGGATTGCGGAAGCGGTAGCGGCCTTCGGTCTCGTCTTTACTATCCTGGCCGGCCTTCGCTTTCGGCCGGATGCAATTCCCTGGCTGGTCGGGCTCTACATTACCGCCGCCTACTGGTTCACCGCCTCGACATCGTTTGCCAATCCAGCCGTCGCGATCGCGCGAGCGTTGTCGAACACCTTCGCAGGCATCCGTCCCGCCGACTTACCCGGCTTTATCATCGCCGAGGTCCTCGGCGCATTGCTGGCAATGGCGCTGGCCAGTTGGATGCTGTCGGAACAGAATCCCGCGCCCCAAGCACTTAGCAAACTGAAAGGTGCTGAATGACCATGAACGTTACCATCTACCACAATCCGTCGTGCGGCACGTCACGCAACACGCTGGCGCTGATCCGCAATGCCGGCATCGAGCCGACAATCATCGAATACCTGAAAACGCCCCCGAGCCGTCAGGAGCTGAAGGACCTGATCCAGAAAGCCGGGCTGACAGTTCGCGAAGCCATTCGCGAAAAAGGCACGCCTTACGCCGAACTCGGCCTGGATAACCCGTCATTGACCGACGAAGAGTTGCTGGACGCCATGGAGACACATCCAATCCTCATCAACCGTCCCTTTGTCGTCACCGAAAAAGGCGTCCGTTTAAGCCGGCCTTCGGAGCTGGTTCTCGATATTCTGCCTGCACCGCAACAAGGAGCGTTCGCCAAGGAAGACGGTGAGCTCGTCATCGACGCCAAAGGAAAGCGTGTTGTCTGATCTGCCCAATGCAATCCCCGATGCGCTGGAGGTGCCGGAACATTCGAAGCTTTCCGGACCACGTTCCACGCATCGTCCGCGTATCCTTCTGCTCTACGGCTCGTTGCGGAAAGTCTCCTATAGCCGGCTGCTGACCCTAGAGGCGGCGCGGCTGCTGGAGCATTTCGGGGCGGAGGCTCGCATCTACGATCCATCCGGGTTGCCGCTTCCGGACGACGCACCGATTGACCATTCCAAGGTGCAGGAACTGCGCGAGCTTTCTCTGTGGTCAGAGGGCCAAGTCTGGACCAGTCCCGAACGCCATGGGGCGATGACTGGCGTCATGAAGTCCCAAATCGATTGGATACCGCTCGCGATGGGTTCGATCCGGCCCACACAGGGGCGTACGCTTGCCGTCATGCAGGTGTCTGGCGGTTCGCAATCCTTCAACGCGGTGAACCAGATGCGGGTGCTCGGGCGCTGGATGCGTATGATCACCATCCCGAACCAGTCCTCGGTGGCGAAAGCCTATCAGGAATTCGACGAGCACGGACGTATGAGACCTTCGGCTTATTACGACCGGGTCGTTGACGTGATGGAGGAGTTGGTCAAGTTCACCTTGCTGACGCGGGATGTCTCCGGTTATCTCACCGACAGGTACAGTGAACGCAAAGAGAGTGCAGCGGAACTGGAGAAACGCGTCAATCTCAAAAGTGCCGTTTAAGCAAGAAGTTCAACGTCTTAGACGCGATCATTTGAAACTGTTTAACCGCCTGTGACGCTCATGTGGCGGGAGACGGCAGGGCGATTGTGACGGCGGTCGATGATGAAATCATGACCCTTCGGCTTGCGGCCAATTGCTTCGTCAATGGCATTATTCAGAAGTTCGTTCCCTTCTGACGCGCGCAATGGTTCACGCAGGTCAGCCGCGTCTTCCTGACCGAGGCACATATAAAGCGTACCGGTGCAAGTCAGACGTACCCGGTTGCAACTCTCGCAGAAGTTATGCGTCATCGGTGTGATGAAGCCGACACGCCCGCCGGTTTCCTCGATCTCGACATAGCGGGCAGGACCGCCGGTCTTGTAAGCGATGTCGATCAAGGTGAACTCTTCGCTGAGTTTGGCCCGCAGCAGCGACAGCGGCAGGTACTGGTCTGTACGATCGAGATCAATCTCACCCATTGGCATGGTTTCGATCAGCGTCAGATCCATACCGCGTCTATGAGCCCAGCGAATCATCTCTGGAATCTCCTGATCGTTGAAGCCCTTAAGGGCGACTGCGTTCAGCTTGACCTTGATGCCGGCATCTTGCGCAGCATCGATGCCTTCCATAACCCGGTTGAAGTCACCCCAGCGGGTAATGGCGCGGAATTTATCAGGATCAAGCGTATCGAGCGATACGTTGATACGCTTGACGCCATGACCGGCCAATTCAGGCGCAAAGCGTGCGAGCTGCGAGCCATTCGTGGTGAGTGTCAACTCTTCGAGCGCACCGGACTGCAGATGACGCGAAAGCTCGCCGATCAAATGTATGATATTCTTGCGGACCAGCGGCTCGCCGCCGGTAAGACGCAGTTTTTTCACGCCCTTCTCGATGAATGCAGTGCAAAGCCGATCCAACTCCTCAAGCGTGAGCAGATCCTTCTTCGGCAGGAATGTCATATGTTCCGACATGCAATAGGTGCAGCGGAAGTCGCAACGATCCGTCACCGATACGCGCAAATAGCTGATCGTTCGCCCGTAAGGGTCGATCATGGGGGCCTGATGGATCAAGCCGCCAACCAGTATCGTGGGGACCAAGATTTTCCTCCGTGGCAATGAGAATGCGCCACACAGATTGACGCGTCAATGGCTGTGCCAGCAGTGTTTTGGCGAGAATTTAATGAGAAGCGCGTCCTTAAATCAGCCTGCATGGCGCTGGAGAATGTCAGCCGTTTGGACCACCAATAAACCGGTACCGCACGAACTTCGAGACGTAGTCGATGATGCTCACGGTGACGATGATGAGCACGACAATGTATGCGACCTCGTCATAGCGGAGAACATTCCACCGTGAAATCAACTCAAAACCGATACCTCCGGCACCGACCAGCCCAAGGATGGCAGCAGAACGGGTGTTCGACTCGAAGAAGTAGAGCGCCTGGGAAATGAGCACTGGAAGGACTTGAGGCAGCATTCCCCACCGCTGAACCAGGAGCGGCCCCGCGCCCGTTGACCGCACGCCTTCGATTGGCTGTCGTTCGGCGTTTTCCAAGGCTTCGGAGAAAAGCTTTGCGAGTGTTCCGGTGTCGCTGATGAAGATCGCCAGAATCCCGGCCATCGGCCCAAGCCCCACGGCGGAAATGAAGATGAGTGCCCAAATGACTTGGTCGACGCCGCGCGCGACGTCGAACAGACGCTTGCCGGCAAACCGCACCAGAAAGACGGGCATAACGTTGCGTGCGGTCATGAAGGCGAGGGGAACCGCGACAAGCGTTGCCAGCGTCGTGCCCAACAACGCCATGGCAACCGTTTCCAATATCGAAGACAGGATTGCCGTGTGATCCCACTCCGCAAACTTGGACCAGTCGAAAAAATGGGAAATAAGTGCGCCGGCCCGCGGATCGGGTTGGGCAAGCCGGAGCGGGGTCAGGTCAAAATGCACGTGCAACCAGATGATGATGCCGACGAACAGTGCCCAAGCGCAGTAAATTCCCACTCGTTCGGGCATCGTTTTGGCGAAGGCGCGAGGATATTGCTGCCGCATCGAGTTGACGTCTTCGCTTGTCATGGCTTGGAGTCGGATCGTGGGATTTGAGACCATGGAATGCGACCCTAGTGCTGCATTTGCGTGGTGATGAAACGGTGCCGGATTTGTCCTGAGATCACATCGATGAGCATCACGAGGGCAACGACAAGGATGATGACTGCACTAACGTCCTCGTACTGGTTGAAATTGATGACCTTCTTTATCTCCGCCCCGATACCACCTGCGCCAACGACGCCGATGATGGCCGAGGATCGTATATTGATCTCGAAACGGAGCAGCGCATAACTGATGAAACCGGGAAGAACCTGTGGCACGACGGCGTAGCGGAGCATTTTGGGCCAATCAGCGCCAACAGCTCGCATGCCCTCGACGGGACGCATGCTGATGTTCTCGTTGAGTTCGGAAAAGAGCTTACCGAGTGCCCCTGCCGTATGAAGCCCCATGGCGAGGATGCCGGCGATGGGCCCGATGCCGTAGCAAAAGACAAAGAACAGCGCGAATACGAGATCGGGTATCGAGCGCAGCACCTCCATGAGACGACGCGCGATCCATACAATGAAGGGATTGTCGACCAGATTGCGGGATGCAAAAAAGCTGAACGCGAAGGCAATGGTGAAGCCCATCAGGGTCGCCAGAACCGCCATCAGCAGCGTTTCCACAATCAGTGAAACGAACGTTTTTATGTTAAAAAACCAGTAGGCGAGGGACTGTTTGGTATCGGCGTCTCCGAAGAAGTGGGACAACGATACGATCGGAATGCGTTCTGAAGATCCGCTGGCCGCTGCAGTCGTGAACAGCTTCGTTATGTATAAACCCAATGCAGGAAATCCAGCAACCAGGTCCGGGAGGCTGAAGTCTGTCAACCAGACTGAGCAGACAAAAAGAAACGCGAAAATGGCGATGTAGACGGTGGTGATCCGTCGCTTGGCCCGCCGATGTTCTTCAATCCTCGCCATCAACAACGGGAGGGGATCTGCTTCTCTGCCTGCTCCGGTGTGCGGCAATGTCATAGCCATGAAAATTTCCTTGGGAATTGGCTCTGCCCGGGCGGCGCGTGGCCGCCCAGGCAGAGCCCGTGCTTAGGACTTGCGTCCGCCGGTTGCTTCGGCTTCACGGAGTTTGATAATGTCTGAGAACAGGTCCATGCTGCCACGGACGTAACCTTTGCCAGTGCCACGTTCGACTTGCTTGTAGATGTCGGGATGTTCAGTCGGCAACGCCATCATGATTTCCAGAAGCTTCGCCTTCAGATCGTCGGGAAGGTTCGTGCGGATTGCGGTCGGACCGTTGGGGATCTTGCCCGACTGCCAAATAATATTGATGTCGGACATCTTGAGCAGGCCCTTATCGACCATGCTTCGTAGATTTCCTCGCGTATAACCTTCTGATTTCTCGCCTTGGCCGGAGACCCAAGTGACGGCACCATCATATTGCTTCTGCAAGACCGCTATCACGCCCTGTTCGTGGCCGCCGGAGAAACCCGTCCGCGAGAAATAGGTCTGAGGATCGATTCCCTCGGCCTTGAGCGAGGCGTTGGGAATGAGATATCCCGAAGCCGAGTTGGGATCGGCGAAGGCAAGAGATTTGCCCTTCATCTTCTCGACGCTGTCTATGCCGGAACCGGCTCCCGTCACCATGACGGAGTAATAATAGGTTGAGCCGTCCGCCTCTTGGGGTACGACAAGAGGTTCGATGCATTTGCAATCGAGCCATGCGCCGGCGAAAGCCGAAGGTCCAAGGCCGGCCATTTCCACCTGATTGGCACCCATTGCCTGCATGATGCCACCGTAGTCGGTTGCCGGATAAAGCTTGACAGGAATGCCCAGCTCGGCTTCCAGCAGCGATCTGAATTTCTCGTTCCGGGTCATCAGATCCTGAGCGTTTTCACCGCCGATGAGACCGACGCGGAATTCTTTGACCGTGTCCTTGTAGTCTGCCCAGGCAGCGCCACCCGATGCCACCGCGCCCAAAATTATGGCTGCAGTCGTTAGAAATAGTTTCCTGATCATTGGTTCTCTCCTGTTGTGTTCTGATGGAATTCTCTGTTCTGGGCCGTGAGACTCCAGACGTTTTCAAACGGTCGCTGGATAGGTGCTTTTTTGCGGAACACGAATGATATCGGGGGCGGTCGGATCGTCCGTCTCCACGCCCTCGGAACCGTATATCCGCTGGACCATCACGTCGGTGAGTTCGTCGGGACAGCCGTCGAACACAACCTTGCCCTTGGCCATTCCGACGATCCGGTCGCAATAGTTCTTTGCTGTCGCGAGGGTGTGCAGATTGCAAAACACCGTGATCCCGTCCTGACGATTGATTTGGCGCAGCGCATCCATGACGACCTTTGCGTTATGCGGGTCGAGGGAGGCGATCGGTTCGTCGGCCAGCATGATTTCAGGCTCTTGCATCAGAGCGCGAGCAATCGCGACGCGTTGTTGTTGGCCGCCCGAAAGAGTGGCGGCTTTCTGCGAGGCGGCTTTCGTCATTCCCAAACGGTCAAGGGCGCGGATAGCCAGAGCTCGCTCTGGAGGACTGAAGGCCTTGAAAATCGCGCGGCCCAGAGAAACGTCATTCAGTCGGCCGGTCAGAACATTGGTGATGACATCCAGGCGGTCGATGAGATTGAACTGTTGGAAGATCATGGCACAGCGCCCGCGCCAGGCCCGCAGTTCCGCACCCTTCAATCCGGTGACATCCTGGCCTTCGAAAACAATGCGTCCACTCGTTGGATCAACCATGCGGTTAATCATCCGCAACAAGGTGGATTTGCCTGCCCCGGATCGCCCGATCACGCCAACCATCTGACCTGGAGGGACCTCTAAGGACACGGTCCCTATCGAGACGTCTTGGCTGAATTTCCGGATGACGTCCTCAAGTATAAGCACCGCTCGTCCCATATATCGAGAATTACAGATGCTTAAGTAAGATGGGGATGTGACAGGGGGATGACGGAGATGTTGCGCGGACCGTGAAACTGCGGGCTATGGCACGCTTGATGATCAAACGTACTCCCGAAGTGATCGGCAAGCCGCTGCGCGACCGCGCTCTATTCGCTGCGCTCACGGAGCCCGAAGAAGTCTCCGCCCATCCGGGTTTCGATCACTCTTGCAGGGCCGGGTTTGGTCTTGAGCATCGCCGTCATAACCACTGTCCTCTCGATCCTGAGTATCATATGGCGCGGCTGCGCCGCCCTTTGCTTACATCAGAAGAGGGGCCGAGAAGGCCAGCCTTCTACTCCCCCACAAGCACATTCCCGGCGGCCGTGGCTCGCTCGCTGTGCTCTCTGCGCCCGCACCACCCGCGCGAGAATCTGCTTGTCCCCCTCTACTTCCGGTCTGGCTTGCGACGCCGCAGGAGCAGGAGCAGGGCTCCTGCCCGATCGGGCAAGAGCAGACCGCTTCGCGGAAAACATGGAGAGATTGTTATGACCGTCTACACCCACACAGCGCGCTTTGACACAGGCCGCGCCCTGACAGAAGATGAGATGCGCAGGGCCGCGCCGTCGATCTTTGCAAAGGCTGCGCATGTAAGCCGTTCCGAACGTTTCCAGCCCATCCCGACAATCGAAGTCCTGCGGGGCCTGATGGCCGAGGGTTTTATGCCGGTCGGGGCAAAACAGTCCGGCACCCGCGATGCTGGCAAGGCCGATTTCACCAAGCACCTTATCCGCCTGCGCCGTGTTGATGATGGCAAGGTTTACAATGTTGGCGATACCGTCTGCGAAATCCTCCTGAAGAACGCCAATGACGGCACCTCAGCCTATGACCTGATGGCGGGTCTGTTCCGCATCCGCTGTCTGAATTCATTGGTGGCGCAGACCGGCACGATTGACAGCGTCAAGGTCCGTGTCGCTTTGCTCTTAAAGGCGAGATGAGGAATTCAACAAAATCAAAGGCGTTCCTTTGTCTCTGAATCTGATATTTTGCCTCTAAATTCGAGATTTTTGCCCCTAATTGAGACAGGGTTCACAGGGGCGTGCAGCTGGCTGCTATGGATAGGGAAGGGGACCAGGCCGGGGGGCGATTGGCCCAGAAGCGTCAGCTGCTCAAAGCGGCGTTGTTTGCCACTGGTATCGGTGACTTCGCCAGAGTCGCCTTGCTCCGGACTTATCAAAAGGACGACCGCTTGCTTGTAACCGTCGACCGGATCGGTCGCCAGATTGAGAACCGACGCCATGCCTCGACATCAAATACCATCGAACGAACCTGGTTGTCATCTCGCATTCAAGGGCAAAGAATGGAGTTTGTCGACGCCAAACGCGACAAATCTCGGAATTAAAGGCAAAGCGACAGCCGGGATATGATCTGCGGCCACGCTCTGGTGGAGGCTATGATTACGGAATGCTGCCGCCGCGTCTATTCGAGCAGCTACGCCGCGGAATTCTCCAATTGCAACACAGCCGCAAGGGTCAAATCATATCGCGCGACGACTAAAACGCATGGATTAGCAAAGTCTTTTGACAATTGCTCTTTTAAAATCAATAGTTTAGTTCCATAACGTGCAGTATGCCGCAATCGGGCCCGTCGAAAAGTGGGCCCCCGCTATACCTACTTGGTTCCCTGGAGATGGTGGGTTTCGGTGGCGCCTGTAGCCGTCAGACAGCACTCAATTGATCAGCTGACGATTTGCCAGATCTTTTGTCTTGTACCAGTTCGTATTTGATCTTCTGACCGTCATTTAGGCTTCGCATGCCGGCGCGTTCAACGGCCGAGATGTGGACGAATACATCGCCACTTCCATCATCCGGTTGAATGAAACCAAAACCTTTGGTTGCGTTGAACCATTTTACTGTACCTGTGGCCATTGTCTGCCCTCCCCCGGTTTGAAAATCGTATGGTTATCTGTCAGAGCGTTCGATATCAAGTGATGAGGTAACCAGCTTCAACCAGATTTCATGGGCTGTTGCGAATGTATACCGGGTCTTCGTCTTCGCCAGGATCAGCCGTATTTCCAGTCGCCATCAAGATAGATGTCCACGCCGTCTCAGCTTGAGCAATCCCGAAATCTTCCAGCAGCCACTCGATGAAGGTCTGAGTGCCCATCATATTAATGTCAGCGCGGACAGCTCGAATGGCATCCCGGGCATCTCTGTCGTCAACAAGCACCACGATTGCTTCACCACTTTGAAGAGCTGCTTTGATGGTCTGCACGCCTTGCAGAAGACTTGCTTCGCCTCTGTCTTTCCAGGTTGGGCGAAGTCTCTCTGGGCTGCCAGCGAGTTCCCAAAGTTCCATTTCTTGGCGATATCGTTCGCCCTCTGCGGTCGCAAGAACGGTCAGGCGATTGCGATTAGATTCTATCCAGCTCGCAATATAATTTCTTGTCGCGCGTCTCTGATCGCGGCCTTCGCCAGGCTCACGCGTGGCCTCTTCTAAAACCAGATCGGTAATCCATACATCGCAGCCTGGCTCAAAAAACCAGTCGAGAGCCTCGATAGCTCCAAGAAGCGACAGCGGTGTGTTGTCCATGATCAGGAATTTTGGGGACCTAGTATCTTCAGGATCCGGCTTATCGATCATTTCGCTCTCAACTTAGGAAAGCGTGCCCGCACAGCCGCCAACTCCTGATTTACGGCCTCCTTGGTTTTCCCAGACAAAGCGTCTTCAGCCATCTTTCGGGCGACCGCTTTAAAATCAGACACGTCATAGCCAAGGGGGTCTGCTAAATGACGAACGGTCACAGCGCGTTTAATATTTAAATCGTTGGGAACCTTTTCGCCCGCCGCTTCTTTGAGGCGACGAAATTCCTCGACGGATAGTAGGATATTCCGGGGTTTTCCGTGGGATGTGATAACGACAGCGTCTCTCGCCGCTGCCCGTTGGACATCGCCAATTTGCTTTTGAAGCTCTATCGAGGAGAATGTGAGCATAATCGCCTCCTTTTAAAAATATATATTATATGTATTTTTACGAGCTTGTAAACGACCAGTTGTCACCCGGTCTTGAAGCCTCTACCGATACCTTTTGGATGCAGCACGATCGCCCGTTTCAGTACGAAAACACACGCTTGATCGCTCCGTGAATTCGAGATCGTCAGTTGCGATCAATTTCTTGCGGTGCAGATGACAAAGCACCATCCTCATTGCGCGATCGGATGCGCGTAGATTTTCCGCCAATTCGGCGATAGCGACGGAATTGCCCGAGTTGGCGGACGGTATGTTTCGCAGGACTTGCAGTTCCTGTGGTGTTGCTGTTTTTGTCATCGTGGATCTGTCTTTGGTCAAACGGTTTCTGGCCCCTAAGATCAGGGAACTTCAAGGTTTTCTGTAGCCTTATGAGTGAGAAGTGCCTGGAAAAGCAAGCACATGAGT
Protein-coding sequences here:
- a CDS encoding ArsR/SmtB family transcription factor, whose amino-acid sequence is MDKNETIEAFSALAQPTRMDAFKLIVMHEPDGIAAGEVSRILDVPQNTMSTHLAIMTRAGLISSERQSRSIIYRANFENLREAINFLLKDCCAGHPDICAPLIADIVPCCPPKENFNV
- a CDS encoding MIP/aquaporin family protein yields the protein MTPDLARRLAAEALGTAMLVATVVGSGIMADRLTNDVALALLGNTIPTGAILVVLITILGPISGAHFNPAVTMVFALRREIEANAALFYIVAQIAGGIAGSLIAHAMFELPIIELSATVRTGTGQWIAEAVAAFGLVFTILAGLRFRPDAIPWLVGLYITAAYWFTASTSFANPAVAIARALSNTFAGIRPADLPGFIIAEVLGALLAMALASWMLSEQNPAPQALSKLKGAE
- the arsC gene encoding arsenate reductase (glutaredoxin) (This arsenate reductase requires both glutathione and glutaredoxin to convert arsenate to arsenite, after which the efflux transporter formed by ArsA and ArsB can extrude the arsenite from the cell, providing resistance.) — encoded protein: MTMNVTIYHNPSCGTSRNTLALIRNAGIEPTIIEYLKTPPSRQELKDLIQKAGLTVREAIREKGTPYAELGLDNPSLTDEELLDAMETHPILINRPFVVTEKGVRLSRPSELVLDILPAPQQGAFAKEDGELVIDAKGKRVV
- the arsH gene encoding arsenical resistance protein ArsH, which encodes MPNAIPDALEVPEHSKLSGPRSTHRPRILLLYGSLRKVSYSRLLTLEAARLLEHFGAEARIYDPSGLPLPDDAPIDHSKVQELRELSLWSEGQVWTSPERHGAMTGVMKSQIDWIPLAMGSIRPTQGRTLAVMQVSGGSQSFNAVNQMRVLGRWMRMITIPNQSSVAKAYQEFDEHGRMRPSAYYDRVVDVMEELVKFTLLTRDVSGYLTDRYSERKESAAELEKRVNLKSAV
- the moaA gene encoding GTP 3',8-cyclase MoaA, translating into MIDPYGRTISYLRVSVTDRCDFRCTYCMSEHMTFLPKKDLLTLEELDRLCTAFIEKGVKKLRLTGGEPLVRKNIIHLIGELSRHLQSGALEELTLTTNGSQLARFAPELAGHGVKRINVSLDTLDPDKFRAITRWGDFNRVMEGIDAAQDAGIKVKLNAVALKGFNDQEIPEMIRWAHRRGMDLTLIETMPMGEIDLDRTDQYLPLSLLRAKLSEEFTLIDIAYKTGGPARYVEIEETGGRVGFITPMTHNFCESCNRVRLTCTGTLYMCLGQEDAADLREPLRASEGNELLNNAIDEAIGRKPKGHDFIIDRRHNRPAVSRHMSVTGG
- the phnE gene encoding phosphonate ABC transporter, permease protein PhnE, with translation MTSEDVNSMRQQYPRAFAKTMPERVGIYCAWALFVGIIIWLHVHFDLTPLRLAQPDPRAGALISHFFDWSKFAEWDHTAILSSILETVAMALLGTTLATLVAVPLAFMTARNVMPVFLVRFAGKRLFDVARGVDQVIWALIFISAVGLGPMAGILAIFISDTGTLAKLFSEALENAERQPIEGVRSTGAGPLLVQRWGMLPQVLPVLISQALYFFESNTRSAAILGLVGAGGIGFELISRWNVLRYDEVAYIVVLIIVTVSIIDYVSKFVRYRFIGGPNG
- the phnE gene encoding phosphonate ABC transporter, permease protein PhnE, with amino-acid sequence MAMTLPHTGAGREADPLPLLMARIEEHRRAKRRITTVYIAIFAFLFVCSVWLTDFSLPDLVAGFPALGLYITKLFTTAAASGSSERIPIVSLSHFFGDADTKQSLAYWFFNIKTFVSLIVETLLMAVLATLMGFTIAFAFSFFASRNLVDNPFIVWIARRLMEVLRSIPDLVFALFFVFCYGIGPIAGILAMGLHTAGALGKLFSELNENISMRPVEGMRAVGADWPKMLRYAVVPQVLPGFISYALLRFEINIRSSAIIGVVGAGGIGAEIKKVINFNQYEDVSAVIILVVALVMLIDVISGQIRHRFITTQMQH
- the phnD gene encoding phosphonate ABC transporter substrate-binding protein, yielding MIRKLFLTTAAIILGAVASGGAAWADYKDTVKEFRVGLIGGENAQDLMTRNEKFRSLLEAELGIPVKLYPATDYGGIMQAMGANQVEMAGLGPSAFAGAWLDCKCIEPLVVPQEADGSTYYYSVMVTGAGSGIDSVEKMKGKSLAFADPNSASGYLIPNASLKAEGIDPQTYFSRTGFSGGHEQGVIAVLQKQYDGAVTWVSGQGEKSEGYTRGNLRSMVDKGLLKMSDINIIWQSGKIPNGPTAIRTNLPDDLKAKLLEIMMALPTEHPDIYKQVERGTGKGYVRGSMDLFSDIIKLREAEATGGRKS
- the phnC gene encoding phosphonate ABC transporter ATP-binding protein codes for the protein MLILEDVIRKFSQDVSIGTVSLEVPPGQMVGVIGRSGAGKSTLLRMINRMVDPTSGRIVFEGQDVTGLKGAELRAWRGRCAMIFQQFNLIDRLDVITNVLTGRLNDVSLGRAIFKAFSPPERALAIRALDRLGMTKAASQKAATLSGGQQQRVAIARALMQEPEIMLADEPIASLDPHNAKVVMDALRQINRQDGITVFCNLHTLATAKNYCDRIVGMAKGKVVFDGCPDELTDVMVQRIYGSEGVETDDPTAPDIIRVPQKSTYPATV
- a CDS encoding DUF945 domain-containing protein; this encodes MTVYTHTARFDTGRALTEDEMRRAAPSIFAKAAHVSRSERFQPIPTIEVLRGLMAEGFMPVGAKQSGTRDAGKADFTKHLIRLRRVDDGKVYNVGDTVCEILLKNANDGTSAYDLMAGLFRIRCLNSLVAQTGTIDSVKVRVALLLKAR
- a CDS encoding cold-shock protein, which translates into the protein MATGTVKWFNATKGFGFIQPDDGSGDVFVHISAVERAGMRSLNDGQKIKYELVQDKRSGKSSADQLSAV
- a CDS encoding type II toxin-antitoxin system Phd/YefM family antitoxin, giving the protein MLTFSSIELQKQIGDVQRAAARDAVVITSHGKPRNILLSVEEFRRLKEAAGEKVPNDLNIKRAVTVRHLADPLGYDVSDFKAVARKMAEDALSGKTKEAVNQELAAVRARFPKLRAK